In Sesamum indicum cultivar Zhongzhi No. 13 linkage group LG1, S_indicum_v1.0, whole genome shotgun sequence, the sequence GAGTTCACCTAAGCTCACAAGTCCGATTAGAACAACGTCAAAAGAAAATCTGCTTGTAATACTTTATGCTTAAGTCAATAAAGATGAATTGAGgtaaaacttgaaaaaaatattaaaagtagtGAAAATTATACCTTGTATGAGGGTGGTCATTTGTAAGCTTTGCTAATCGTATGATTTAGCGTGAACTGTTATTCAATTTTGTCGGGACAGTTTAGAGATTAAATACGATCGAATCTGGTTCAAATTGGGTTCAGGGCTCAAATTTTAGTACAACCCCAGACATGACATACACAAATTTAGAGCAATTTAAGATACAAAGATATCCCTTAAACAACCCAACGACTTGgagttaatttttaacatataatGTATTGAGTAATAcaaggatatttttttttgggtattaaatagataatattttgattataagtCCTTAAGCTTACTGTTTGAATAGAGCTTCATTGGCACTTGAAGTGGAATATTTAGCACGACAAATtccaattttgtatttaaaattacaggtcAAAATTCTCTTTAAAAACCAAATtcaatcaatcacattatGTAATTGCATTTGGTTTTAATGCACATTCGGGGTATAAATTCAGTTGGTTATTCAATTGAAATGGATTTAGAATAAAGTGTTCCTGTAGGTAAGGTATCTCAGAGGTTTGCAAGAAATGGTCGCCTCGGCATCTTTCACGTACCgcgtaatggattttgatgctttatatgattttttttgtttttttgtttatggGAATGCCGTCTGTGCTTAGACGGATAATTGGGAGTTGATCCTACTCGTTTATTAAAATtccaaatgaaaaatgatgttaaaaaaatacgaCTCAAAATAACAAacgtaaataaaaaataatttattccctTATAATATCAGACAACATAAACGAGAAATATTACTACTTTTACATCAAATTCTAAAGGTGGAGGACTTGCCCTATCTAGCCTAGCTATTCCCTTCGACATGCTTTATGTGATTCTCGTCAACCGTTTGATGTTCAAAGATGTTTActgtgtttctttttcttcttttgattgATTCCATTCCTcctttttatgatattaataatgtagTACCCACAGAAATTCTAACACGACGTTAGATATCTTTGTACCCGTACAAATTGTAGATCCTTtgggaccaaaaaaaaagtaaattgaaAATCACGAATCTTCTGAAAAAAGTGATTCCATTTGCATTACTTTTGAGTaggtttattatttttataaacgaTTACATCATCTAAAAGTTCAATATCAGTCACGTCTTCTCACGTGCAGATCTTGTAGGTTAAATTAACCTCTTCGCTTATAAATAGACGACGATAAGATTTGAACTTAGAATCTTTTGTTtggtttgaatttaatatcatGTTAAACAAACATTTTTTCCAAAAGTTTAATCTTTTAGATTAGTAGTTTTATTATACTACAATTGTGATACCCTCTCAAATGTTTATCTTAAAAGCCCAAGAGTAAGAAAAGGGGACCTCTAGCCCAGCAACCGATCAGGCATAGCCTGATCAGCCCATGAGCCAGGCTCCTTACCTCATAAAGCCACAATATCTCTACTAATCCGGCAGACCCAAGAAACCTAATTTCAGCAAGCATAGTCATCATACACAGGGGCGACCACGTCATATAGGTGTCTAACACATTAAAACAAATCAtagtaaaaattttcaaataactccaAGAGGTCCATCTGGAATTGACTCTTTATTTAGTAAGTAATCGCATCTCTATATACCTGATTGGGCAATGCTTGGTCAAACGGTCGTATAATTGtctaaataaatccaaatctcataattctttttttgtcaCAAAGCTAACACACGCAGCTATCTAACGTCACCAGATTTGCCTCAAGTAACCATTAGAGCTTGATGTATGAATGCTTATAAATTGAGGCATGGTGCAGTCGTTTTGGTAACACAAACTATCACACTCaaactcttttctttctcatttcctAAGCtattttcaacatattttTGGCATTCCACTCAATTTTCTTCACTTTCACACTACTTTTAACCATTATTCTCATATTTGATTAtaggtttttatttatttcttcagTAAGAACGTTATTGACTTAAATATTAAAGTgctaatatttgtttatagtACTAATcctcaaattattttagaatttatctACATACCTTGAAAATTTACTATATCATTGAACCCAGATGCGCGTCAAGTTGtgttcaaattatttgtatattatgCGTGaagaaatactaaaaaaagGCGAAGTCTATGAtactcttaaaaataatatactacGGATTTTGgaatttcaaattgaaaaataaattaagttatttgtattatattgaCGGATACAAATATGTGTAAGTTTCGTGTATTGAATATAACAATTAaacttgaatatatttatgtatatttactTTTCCTGAATCTTTAAGCATTcaattaagataataaaatacgcaccaaaaaaattaaagtacgTTCGTCTCCGTCTTGGGCCTGATTCTTCAGTTGAGTCAACCCAAATGAACCTCATCCTAGAATAAAATGTCTGAAGAACAACATCATATCCACCATCTCTTCATGCATTTAATATTACTTATGGAAATATACCGTCCGAATAGCTCACGATCCATCAATAAAGTGTTGCTAAAATTGACAACTCATTAATAAATacgaaattatttttctcatattagACTCGATGGTACCCTTAGTCACCCCATAACATACCtacaaataattcaaaatcacACTGAAACTTCGAATTTTATGGAAAGAAACGTGAATAATTCCATAATATTAGCATCAAAAAGTTTCTATTGTCGTCAAAATAGAAAAGCAATAGTGACACCCACAAACCCGTCGGAGAGAATCATGTTTGCATTATATAAACTACAAAAACTCCTATAACTGatttaatatcattaaaaattaagatttaataatgtggaaattaatatatagactagtaagtatgtttaatttcatcaaaaatagTATCAAAAGTCCAAACTTAAATTACGAATTCGACCACATTCAATCTTAACCCTTAAATCACGAAGATggatcattaaaaaaaaactgcgtattattttaattaaagaagtAGAAAGATCCACAGAAAAGCATTGACCCTTTTAAGCAAGtgtaaaatgataatatcTGGTACGACATCATCATTTCCTTATGGTGTAAAAATCCGTGCAGCACACGGGGTATTTGATTCCTAGTTATCATTAAAATTCTAAACCAAAAACTTAGCTCCTAAACTTAGCTTGATTCCATCTCCACCACACGCATGCACCGCCCCCACCATAAAGCCCTGAACAGCTCTCAGATTATGTTTGCAATCTAAACAAAGACGTGGAGTACGTAGTCAATGGTTGAGTAAAACAGAGGCTTCATATATATTCGTTacttgcaaaataaataaatatatgaataaattttaaaaacataataaattggctaaatttatttaaaaacaaaagcaaaggTTGATTGTTATGTTTCTATTTGGATTCTTATGATGACGTGTAATGCAGTTCTATGTTTAAGGTATAGCTATGTTTTGTGAAATGAAACGTTAATTCAATTGGCACAGGAGGGGGTAATTTGGTATTCACCAATGTGATCATCATGTCTTGTGGAGTCGCCAAAACTAGGTAATTATATAGAtgatacaaaatattaaatgagaattTGAAAAGGTTAGAATTTTgagtaattttataagattataCTTAGAAATGATGGCTGAGGTGGTGTTACGGGCTGACTGTTTATTATTCCTGTTATAGTATTCTGCATTACTGTAggtgatatttttttgcaaaaagtaatttttttaagaaattacattaagaatgtaaatttttttatgtgaaatagatgaattattattatttcttgagtaaatcaattacaattattaatatcaaatatttttatcgaACAACTATCGACAACTATAATAATCGTATATCGATAATcaatattagataattatacataatcaacaactactattaattttatgtaaaaattaaaaatgacacGTCATAATTGCTCAGACACaatctttcttttaaattaatattgcatcatattctatttaatatatacacatcacCTGGATGAACTCATGATTTATATGacttgtgtgtgtatatatatattatccaaaaatttaaataaattgcatgagacaagaattttaaaaaaaaaaaaaaagaaagaaagaacgaAGACATATAACAAGAATTGGGTGTAGCAAGTGGCAGGAGAATattcacaaaattattgcacAACGAGTACTGTCGAAAAATTTGAGCTGATATTACATGAATTTTAGTCCGTTGATATTGCCTTCACCTACAAATTAATTGGGGTGATGCATCAATTATTAGACGTTGGTGGCAATTATATATGCATAGAGCATGATTGGACTACTTATGTTTTgcgattattattattattcccCAGACCAAAAGCGTGTTTTACAATCTAGATTCTTGGTACTTGCTAGGAATCCTTTCATCTACTTCTCTACCCTACCGATCCAAAAACCGATTTTGATGCATTGTTTTTCTCTAGAGAAGCTATCAATTTAATCTAGAAATTaactttgttttataaaattatttagttatacttaatgacataattaaaatgaacCAATTTAACCCgcaattttgttaaaaaccACTTCATTTTGTACTAATTAACATGTAGCATTAATTAAGTtcacaattaatataaatttaattattagaagATTAAATgattaactataattatatatattttggatgtGAAAGCACTAATCAATGAgagttaaatttaaattattatatttatattttgctgACGTGACATGATATATCTGGCCGTCCTGTTTGTGACTAGCAGACATCACACCTAACGCAATTGATTATGAGAACTGAGTGATCACCATCTTTTATACGAACTGGGCTTGTCCGCGAGATGGCTTGATTGGTAAGTGTTAATTCATGGGAACATGCATGGAAGAGTAGGAAGACAAGAAAGCGATGCTGTCATCCATGCAGCCCCACCGTGCCCAGTGGTTCTGTCGACAAGAAAATCTCCTCAATCCACATTGCCCGGTGGATCTGTCGACAAGAAAACGGCCGCAATCCGCCGTGCCTGGTGGTTTTATGGACAAGAAATTGGGCTTATCCCACAGTGCGTGGTGGTTCTTTGGGCAAGAAAATGGCCTTGTCAATAATGGCCTTTGTTGCATTTGATGCTGAAGAAAATTGCGcatgcaattatatatatgataattgaCTCAACACATGAAAAgacattatttacatatacagTAGTgaagtttatttttgtttaattcacATATGAGATTTTAAGTTTACGTCCCCGCCAACgttagttaatttattagtttatttaataatagttttgtTCTCCTcaaatatttggtttcatgTCATAATTgtaccaaattaaatttatatattgatctaTGAACATTCTCATCTGACTTTGATTTGGTTagactaaattttttaattaattgtaatggGGTCCAGACACGTGTTGctagaaatttcaaaaagattATCGGAAAATCACACATTCGCGTCACTGATGACTTAAATATGCTGGAATCAGTACACTGTGCTTGTGATTTAAGCCATCACCCAAAATGCACATGtgatttttcaacaatttctTCTTAAATTTCATACAGTAAGTATctataattgtataaaaatttaagaattagAGGACTAAATTGTCATCTTTACTTTAAAAAGATCAACATcgcaaaattatataattacaaaatcaaaattacaataaatccCTGAATGTGTTAAGTTATTTTGTCCACCAGATGACCAAATATATAGGACACGGAGTACATTCACGATAATTaactcaaattaataaattagttaaatttatactaaaagtttctattaatttattattaaacgATGTAACCGACTATTTTGCAGAAATTTTTTTGGCCTAGTCAAATTGAATGTAGAAAACCATATAATAtgcttataatttaaatatattgatgcacttctataaaataaaggaaatttaaattgtagaatggaataaattaattgagatggcaaaatattatcaaaaaaaaaaaaaaaaagaaatggcgTTGACCTATATATTAAGGTTTGTAACCGACcaaataatcatattataacTAAATAACAATCGAGAATTTGTCAACGCATGCACTAATACTATTTTGTCTTCTTAATCAAACGACCCAAGTTTAAGGTTACATGATTGTCTAGGCATGTGCCGGACGGCCGATCCAAACTGACGTCCCCGCGGCTtcgactctctctctctctctctctatctcatatgaatgaatgaatgaaacatatattagaattatttgtTTTCAGAAGTTGTAAGTTTAATTTGTCTCACGTGCATGGTTTAAATAAGTAACCGTTGcctttaaaaaacataaatgtatGATCCTATTTTAGTGAATCTACAATAAAAGTTTACCTGTGAGGAGTTGGGATCTATCATTTCACATGCTATTAACCTGGAAAATTTTGTCCTTCACGtgccaagaaaatatttatgataaattatattgacactcCTAATTAGgttaaaatatgcaaatattttatgttttttgtaaagttataattacattttttgaagttatagttataattaaaactacCTTCTCTATTTAAAGGTAAAATATACACAAAtaccccaaaaaaatattacactaacaaCCCTTAGGAGGTGTAGCTGTAAGcctgtaattttgcaaaacaatataaagtgttttttgtaattttagaaattttaatctttattttttaggattGCAAAAGAGTTTGGTAACTTCTCGATATTTCACAACTTTGATCCTTTCAGTGCTGAATTTTGCCAAAGTCGCCAGAATAGGTCGTGTGTACCTCGcatgattatataaattgaaaattttgtccTATTGGTTCACTTTTATCAACATGAAcgaaaacttaaaatataaatagcaTGGTACATGATTATTTTGGcaacttttgtaaaatttggcACTAGAAGGATCAAATTGCGAAATGTCAAAAGTTATAGAAATCTTTTGTAACTCTTATAAAGACAATagatgaaattactaaaatcgcAAGGGACACATGATTTATTCCGGacaactttttcaaattttgtcaCTAGAATGACCAAAATTACGAAATGTCAAAAAGTTAAGAAACTATCTTactattctaaaaaaataaaaatattaaagtaccaaaattacaggacctaaaatataaataaacttaattggTGCCtacctatttttattttatatatatcttgctCTTCAAGTGCAAGTTTTGAGGATCATCAATATGATTTTGGATTAGATACTTGAGGACGACAACATTGACTAGAACAATCTTATTATCAACATCAGATCAGACTATgctacatatattatataattagtcatataattgaataattttttttaaataatatatcaatcacataacaaatataaaatattttgtatatgattgatttaaatttaaattagaattttttttatgtgacgTCAAGTTCAAAAAGAGATCcagaatataaattaaaataaaaaaaaggccCTCTTTTTTCCTCCGCTCTCGAAATAGTTTCCACTAATCATTCCTCTCAAAGATATATAtcacaattaattatgtcGTGTTTAGACATTAGAGTATAGCTATGAGATTCTTGGAttttaaattgcataattacagtaatattttaataaattgaaggaTATATccttcaattaatatatcaataaaattaaaaacaatcgaataaattatattaaactcaaataaaaagacaaataCTCACATGTTTGGTAGGACTTGAATTTGTTCATAAGACATCAACTTTAACCATAAGtagtttgatttttcatttattagcAGGTACTTAATTCACCAAACATGCATTTACCATTTTTCATTATGCTAATTCCAAAATGTTAATTATCTAATTGGTAGAAATGAAATGCcgaaaattgatttattaccaCAAGTGtcactttaatttttcttagttGATCAAATTTACCTAAAACTTGATAacattaaacaattatttgaGATCAAATCCTAAGATATGGTCAGATCTGTTTTCCAACTTATGGAAAGAAGTTGTCTTTTCTATtctggaaaaggaaaaagactagatgtctaattaataattaaataaaatggaaaataatcCTGCTCATTCTGACTCTTAATTACACCTCCTAATTACACCATTTAATTGAATTAccaaaagtatataattaaaacatttaataaaGAAGATCTTATGTATCTTTTATTCCTCAGGTGGGTCGGCCATAATTCTTCTTGCTGGCTCTTACAACTCAATTAATCAAGTATGTCCCATATACTTTTCCCTGCACTAAATAAAACTAACTAATTAATACCtcattttattacattaatttcaCTTAATCAATTTGCACCCATCCAAATACATGTCATGTTTGTTCGTGATAAAATCGAGATCTCGTCATTCATATACTACAATTATATAGAGTGTTAATAgtaaaattaagttttcattaataatttttatttatgtcttAAGCATatgaatttattcaaattaaatactgtatttaatatttaaatatatataatcatgtaATGATTTGTATCCGAGAATAGGCGTCCAGTTGATGTTGATCCTTTCAACTTGCTTGTTAGAGTGAAATTACGGTTGAACCCAGCTTGCGagttagtgtaattatctcctataattaacaatatttatctGTCATTGTCATTAATTCTTCTTATTTAAatctgaattaattaaaaattacccTAGAAAAAGAATACCGTTTGCTTTTCACTAAAAATCTGAAATGTGGGCCCTACTCCATTCCCCTGCTATAAATCCTCTCTTTTCCCTATTTTCACTTCAGTAGTCATAGCTTCACTCTGAGTCCTTCATTCCATCtgctttttctctctctctaaagcTCTCTACACATTGGAAAGGAAAGCTACAatctatacatacatatacacacaatTTCCGGCCAAGTCCAAgatcaagaacaagaatggtCGACGTGGACCGGAGGATGACCGGTCTGAACCCGGCCCATGTCGCCGGCCTCCGCCGCCTTTCCGCGCGTGCCGCTGCATCAGCCCCCTCGACGCCGCTTCCTCCGCGTAACAGCCTTTTTTCCTTCACTTCTCTCGCAGACAAAGTGATTTCCCACTTAAAGAACTCGGGTATCCCGGTGCAACCCGGGTTATCCGAGTCTGAGTTCGCGTTAGCTGAGGCTGAGTTCGGATTCGCCTTCCCGCCGGACCTGAAAGCGGTGCTCTCAGCCGGCTTGCCTCTTGGAGCAGGCTTTCCGGACTGGCGCTCGTCGGGCTCGGCTCGGCTACAGCTCCGCGCCTGCATTGACCTCCCCATTGCTTCCATTTCTTTCCATATAGCTCGGAACGCTCTCTGGTCGAAATCCTGGGGCCCGCGGCCTTCCGACCCGGAGAAGGCCCTGAAAATAGCCCGGAACGCTCTTAAACGGGCCCCTCTGTTGATACCCATTTTTAACCATTGTTATATTCCTTGCAACCCTTGTCTTGCGGGTAACCCTGTTTTCTACGtcgatgaaaataaaatcttctGTTGCGGCTTCGATTTATCGGATTTTTTTGATCGTGAGTCATCCCTCTTCCATCAAAGCTCCGATCCAAGAATTCTCTCCAAGCAACGGTCCACCAGTGAACATTCTGCCGGGTCATCGACCAACTTCTCGAGGAGGAGTCTAGATATGATTTCCGGCGGACGAACGCCGCGATGGGTGGAGTTCTGGAGCGACGCAGCCGTGCAGCGCCGCCGGAGGAACTCCAATTCGTCCTCCTCCTCATCGTCCTCACCGGATAGGTACTTAGACATGCGGAGATCCGAAATGCCCAAATGGGTTGACGATTACGTGAGCCAAATAGGGTTCGTTCTTAGAGAAAGTGGGTGGGCGGAGTCCGATGTATCTGAGATCGTAGACGTCTCAGCATCTGGGTTCTTCGAAGGCGAGATGGTGATGTTAGACAACCAATCAGTCCTCGACGCTTTGCTGTTAAAAGCGGATCGGTTTTCAGATACCCTCCGGAAAGCTGGTTGGAGCTCCGAGGAGGTATCGGACGCGTTGGGGTTTGATTTCCGACgggagaaggaaaagaaaccgGCGAAGAAGCTTACGCCGGAGCTGGTGGAGAGAATTGGGAAACTAGCCGAGTCGGTGAACCGGTCGTCCTCGAAAATGTGAACCGGCAACCGGGAAACGTCGAGATTCTTTCCtacttttgtattttctgtTACTCGAAACCTCGTGTTTGCTTTTGGCCTCATTTGGGCAGAAGTCGTGGTTTAGGAAATGGGAAAAGTCGGAGGttgtagaaaaagaaaacagtaaaagtaatttttctttttacattagGGAACAGTAAAAGTAACAATCTTTCTAGTGTACTAATgtactttgatttttattttacggTGGTATACCTGTAATGAAATCAAGTAGAACTGCTATACACTTACTAATTTGTGGaggaattttgatttttattttagtttttatgattttttcccACTGCTTTcctattatatttaatttctatataaattatttttttataaatagaaattttacataaaataagttaattttaatataacataatattataataaaaatttctatatGCTTTCTGCTCCCAGAGTTCTTTTAGTAAGTTTAAATGTCAAGTGTTATCCAAATACACTAATAGCTGAAACGATAATATTACACATTCAAtaagattttgtgtaattgataaatttgatacTTGAAGCTTTCGTAATTAAAAGATTGT encodes:
- the LOC105159806 gene encoding uncharacterized protein LOC105159806, coding for MVDVDRRMTGLNPAHVAGLRRLSARAAASAPSTPLPPRNSLFSFTSLADKVISHLKNSGIPVQPGLSESEFALAEAEFGFAFPPDLKAVLSAGLPLGAGFPDWRSSGSARLQLRACIDLPIASISFHIARNALWSKSWGPRPSDPEKALKIARNALKRAPLLIPIFNHCYIPCNPCLAGNPVFYVDENKIFCCGFDLSDFFDRESSLFHQSSDPRILSKQRSTSEHSAGSSTNFSRRSLDMISGGRTPRWVEFWSDAAVQRRRRNSNSSSSSSSSPDRYLDMRRSEMPKWVDDYVSQIGFVLRESGWAESDVSEIVDVSASGFFEGEMVMLDNQSVLDALLLKADRFSDTLRKAGWSSEEVSDALGFDFRREKEKKPAKKLTPELVERIGKLAESVNRSSSKM